One genomic window of Lepeophtheirus salmonis chromosome 5, UVic_Lsal_1.4, whole genome shotgun sequence includes the following:
- the LOC121117604 gene encoding histidine decarboxylase-like, whose translation MTNETTQIIDDIFSVKDGIVVALTWYAINRQRTIPPGTEAKELLQKANYLLQKMKEISYPSWNNKFSYIVYFKKPSEKVIIKWNLATVGDLSHIVLMHHVDYDIINEFFNDILCDFNHLNQNTSNI comes from the coding sequence ATGACAAATGAAACAACTCAAATcattgatgatatattttccGTCAAAGATGGAATTGTGGTTGCCCTCACTTGGTATGCGATTAATCGACAGAGAACCATACCTCCAGGAACTGAAGCCAAAGAACTACTTCAAAAGGCAAATTATCTCttgcaaaaaatgaaagaaatatcctACCCTTCTTGGAATAACAAATTCAGttacattgtttattttaagaaaCCATCAGagaaagttataattaaatggaATCTTGCTACAGTCGGAGATTTAAGTCATATCGTACTAATGCATCACGTTGACTATGATAttatcaatgaattttttaatgatatactATGTGATTTCAATCATCTCAATCAAAATACATCTAATATATAG